The Streptomyces nigra genome includes the window TGGACGCACACCGCAGACCCGACGCGCCTCGGGATCCCGATGCATGGGTACCTGCAGATGCCGTGAGACTTCTGAAAGCTTCAGCAACGTCTTGCAGGCGCTGGGAGGTTACCTGCGCATGACCTCACCGTAAAGGGATCCGGCACATGGACCTTGACCCGTCGAGGTCATCGACGGGTCAACCGGTCCGGCGGGCCGGGCGCGTAAGGGTACGGAGGCGCCCCGTCCCTCCGGCCCGCCGGACCGGAAGTGCCGTTGAACGTAGCATCGTTGCAAGATGGATGAAAGAACTTGCGCCGTGTGAACGGGAGTTGAGCGGCGTGGCGACTCGTGCCTGGCGCGGGGTCGCCGCCCCGAAAACCTGTCGAGTACGTCAGGGGGAGGCGCCTACCCTGACGGCATGTCCCACGGCAAAACCGCGTTCGTCTGCCTCCCCTGCAGGGCCTCGTACAAGCAGCCCTACGACCGGGACCGGCCCCAGCGGATCTGCCCGCGCTGCGCCCGGCCGCTGATCCACGCGGGATCGGCCTTCGCCCCGCCGCCGCGCCGCGACCGTGACGCGTGGCGCGTGCTCAGCGTTCTGCTGCACGCGGGCGTCGGCTTCCACAAGAGCTGCTGCGGCGGGCCGGGGTACCGGCCGCGCACCCTGCGGGAGGTACGTGAACGGCTGACGTACGCCCGCCGCACGGGCGAGCCCTTCGCACGGGCGCTCGCGGGCTAGGGGTGTGCCATGGCGGAAGCCGTGAGCGGCCTAGTGGTCACGGGAGGCCGGGGCCAGGAAGCCCGGCGCGCTTCCGTACCTGCTTCCCGATAACGCGCCGCCACCCGCCCGCCCGACCCCCGGCGCAGGTCCAGCTCCGCCGTCGCCAGGCGCGTCACCGCCTCCGGGCCAGGTCGGAGGGGCGGGCGAGATCCGCCACCAGGGTCTCGACGCCCGTCGCGCGCGCCGCACGCAGTACCTGGGTCGGAGACTCCAGGCGCTCGGCCCGCCGGGCGACCAGGACCACCTTCCGGCCGCGTCCGGCCAGCCGGGTCGCGTACTCCCATCCGATGCCGGAGGAGGCCCCCGTCGCGAGGGCCGTGCCGGGGGCGTCGTGCGAGGTCATGCGTGTGTTCCCTCCGCCGTCGGGGGGCAGGCCGACGGGTTCCCGGGCGGGGCGCCCGCCGGCGCCGGGCGACCCGGCGGGTCGGAGGTGAAACGTGGCGGCGCACTGCCCGGACGGCCGCCGGACCAGGTCACCGGGCGGACGCAGCCCCGAGCCGGCCCGGGGTGCCGCACCGCTCGTACGTCTTCGCGGTGATGCGCGGGCTCGTCGGCGGCCGCTACGGGGGCCCGGTGGCCTGAACGCTCCTGCTATGTGGCCGGAATGACGGGGCATGGCCTCGTCCGGCCGGGCGAGCGCACCTCGGGGTGTCCCGGCATGACAAGCTGGGCTCGCCCGTCCCCCGAACCCAGGAGGTCACCATGACCGCAGAGCAGCCCGCCACGGAAGGTTCGGAACCGGCCGACGCCGAGAAGTCCTCCCTGACGCCGGACGCCGACGGCGCCTACGACCTGAAGGCCAAGTTCCGCGAAGCCCTCGCCCGCCGGCGCGGCGCGCAGGCGGAGGCGGCCGAGGTCGCCGGCCACCCGAACGCGTCGAAGGTGCGCGGCGCTCACGGCCCGGCCGCGAGCCAGCGGTCGTTCCGCCGGAAGAGCGGCGGCTGATCCCGCCGAAGAGAAGAAGGGGGGCGCCGGCCCGTGGCCGGCGCCCCCTTCTTCTCTTCGGACTCGCTGTCCGTCCGATCAGTGCTTGGCCGCGACGCCGGCGACGGAGACGTCGGGCGCGTCGGTCTCGGGCGCGTCCGGGTCCGGGCGCCAGAAGGCCGTGGCGACGACCCCTGGCTCGACCAGGTCCAGGCCGTCGAAGTAGGAGGCGATCTCCTGCGGCGACCGGAGGTGGTAGGTGTTCGCCGACTGGTGGTTGTACGCCGCGACCGCCGTGTTCAGCGCCTCGTTGGTGTTCGTGCCGTCGCTCAGCGCCAGCCAGCTGCCCGCGGGCAGCCCCGCCAGCAGGGCGCTCACCAGGTCGCCCGGCCGGTCGTCGTCCGAGATCTGCCCCATGATGCCCAGCAGGGTGAGGGCGACCGGGCGGCTGAAGTCGAGCGTCTTGGCAGCCTGGGCCAGGATCCGCTCGGGGTCGCGGACGTCCGCGTCGACGTAGGCGCAGGCCCCCTCCTCGCTGCTGGTGAGCAGCGCCTCGGCGTGCACCAGGACGAGCGGGTCGTTGTCCACGTAGACGATGCGGCTCTCGGGCGCGATGCGCTGGGCCAGCTCGTGCGTGTTGTCCGCGGTGGGCAGGCCCCTCCCGATGTCCAGGAACTGCCGGACGCCGGCCTCCCGCACCAGGAAGCGCACGGCCCGCGCGAGGAACCGCCGCTGCAGCCGGGCGACGGCGGCGAATTCCGGGAACGTCGACAGGATGACGTCCCCGACCTCGCTGTCGACGGGGTAGTTGTCCTTGCCGCCGAGCAGGTAGTTCCACACCCGCGCCGAGTGCGGGCGATCGGTCTGCAGCCTGGCCACGATGTCGGCAGGCGAAGATTCCGAGGATTCCATGGGGGCAGCTTCACACACCGTGGTGATCGAAGTGATCAAGTACGGGAATTCGCGGCGGACTTCATTGTGCTCCTCCCTCCCGGGGGGGGGCCGAGGTGGCGGCCGAGATCGCGCACGACATCGCCACACGGTCACGGAGCGCACGCTGGACCTGGTCCGCCGCTGCCTCGTTCCACAGGACGGTGCGGCGGGCCCGGCCTGACACCGGACCCGCCGCACCGCCTCCCCTCGGAGAAGGCCTTCTCAGCGCTGCAAGGTCAGCAGACCCGGGCGGTAGGGCAGCAGGCCGTAGTCACCTCCGGAGTTCGGGCTGCGGCCCTGGTAGAGCAGCTGCAGATGGCAGGGGTCGACGGTCATCGTCTGGTCGGCGCTGGTGCGCAGCAGCTCGCCGTGGCTGATGTCGTTCGTCCAGGTGGCGCCGCTGTTGGCCTTGCCGGCGAAGGGGTTGCTCTCGGAGGCGGCCTGCGGGGTCCAGGAGCCGCTGAGACTGGTGGCGGTGAAGGACCGGAAGTACCGGCCCTGTGAGCCGATCGCCTCGACGATCATGAGGTAGCGGTTCTGGCCCTGGAGCTTGTAGACCTGCGGCGCCTCGAACAGGTTGTTCGTCGTGTCGCTCATGACCACGGTCGAGGTCGAGCCGAAGCTGCCGGGGAAGTTCCCGATCGGCATGCTCGCCCGGTAGATCTTGCCGTTGTCCCCGGCGAAGAACAGGTACATGTTCGTGCCGTCACCGATGAGCGTCTGGTCGATGGGTCCCGTGCCGGAGCCGGAGATGCTTCCGGAGAAGAGCACCTGCTCGGACGACCAGCCGTTGGGGTTGGTCGGGTCCGTCGACGTCCGGTAGGAGAAGGCGGTGCCGCCCC containing:
- a CDS encoding deoxyxylulose-5-phosphate synthase, whose translation is MSHGKTAFVCLPCRASYKQPYDRDRPQRICPRCARPLIHAGSAFAPPPRRDRDAWRVLSVLLHAGVGFHKSCCGGPGYRPRTLREVRERLTYARRTGEPFARALAG
- a CDS encoding SDR family NAD(P)-dependent oxidoreductase, translated to MTSHDAPGTALATGASSGIGWEYATRLAGRGRKVVLVARRAERLESPTQVLRAARATGVETLVADLARPSDLARRR
- a CDS encoding DUF5302 domain-containing protein; translated protein: MTAEQPATEGSEPADAEKSSLTPDADGAYDLKAKFREALARRRGAQAEAAEVAGHPNASKVRGAHGPAASQRSFRRKSGG
- a CDS encoding SAM-dependent methyltransferase, with the protein product MESSESSPADIVARLQTDRPHSARVWNYLLGGKDNYPVDSEVGDVILSTFPEFAAVARLQRRFLARAVRFLVREAGVRQFLDIGRGLPTADNTHELAQRIAPESRIVYVDNDPLVLVHAEALLTSSEEGACAYVDADVRDPERILAQAAKTLDFSRPVALTLLGIMGQISDDDRPGDLVSALLAGLPAGSWLALSDGTNTNEALNTAVAAYNHQSANTYHLRSPQEIASYFDGLDLVEPGVVATAFWRPDPDAPETDAPDVSVAGVAAKH